Proteins encoded by one window of Lycium barbarum isolate Lr01 chromosome 11, ASM1917538v2, whole genome shotgun sequence:
- the LOC132619261 gene encoding probable glutathione S-transferase — protein MADEVVLLDTDVSMFGMRVRIALADKGIQYEYKEQDLMNKAPLLLQMNPIHKKVPVLIHNGKPICESLIIVEYIDEIWKDKSTLMPSDPYKRAHARFWADYVDKKVYDTGRKIWTCKVEEQKAANKEFIDCLKVLEGELGDKPYFDGENFGFVDMFLIPYYTWFPAYDKFGNFSIKAECPKLVAWAKKCMQKESVSKSLADPDKVYDFVVMLRQRWGIA, from the exons ATGGCTGATGAAGTTGTCCTTTTGGATACAGATGTGAGCATGTTTGGGATGAGAGTCAGGATTGCCCTGGCTGATAAGGGGATCCAATATGAATACAAGGAGCAAGACTTGATGAACAAAGCCCCTCTACTCCTACAAATGAATCCAATTCATAAGAAAGTCCCAGTCTTGATTCACAATGGAAAACCAATCTGTGAGTCACTCATCATTGTTGAGTACATAGATGAAATTTGGAAGGACAAATCAACTTTGATGCCTTCTGATCCTTACAAGAGAGCTCATGCTAGGTTTTGGGCTGATTATGTTGACAAAAAG GTATATGATACTGGAAGGAAAATCTGGACTTGTAAAGTGGAGGAGCAAAAAGCAGCCAATAAAGAATTCATAGATTGCCTCAAGGTGTTGGAAGGGGAATTGGGGGACAAGCCATACTTTGATGGAGAAAATTTTGGGTTTGTGGATATGTTCCTTATTCCTTACTACACATGGTTCCCTGCTTATGACAAATTTGGAAACTTTAGCATAAAAGCAGAGTGTCCTAAATTGGTGGCATGGGCCAAAAAGTGTATGCAAAAGGAAAGTGTCTCCAAGTCTCTTGCTGACCCTGACAAAGTCTATGATTTTGTTGTCATGTTGAGACAAAGGTGGGGCATTGCCTAA
- the LOC132617985 gene encoding probable glutathione S-transferase — protein MANDEVVLLDFWPSMFGMRLRIALAEKEIKYESKEEDLRNKSPLLLQMNPIHKKIPVLIHNGKPICESLIGVEYIDEVWKDKAPLLSSDPYERAQARFWADYIDKKVYDSSRKIWTTKGEEQEAAKKEFIEVLKVLEGALGEKPYFGGDNFGFVDIALIGFYTWFLAYETYGNFSTEAECPKFVAWAKRCLQRDSVAKSLPDQHKVLEFVKILREKFGIE, from the exons ATGGCTAACGATGAGGTAGTTTTGTTGGATTTCTGGCCTAGCATGTTTGGTATGAGGCTAAGGATTGCATTAGCTGAAAAAGAGATAAAATATGAGTCCAAAGAAGAGGATTTGAGGAACAAAAGCCCTTTGCTTTTACAGATGAATCCTATCCACAAGAAAATCCCAGTTTTGATTCACAATGGAAAACCCATCTGTGAGTCTCTTATTGGAGTTGAGTATATTGACGAAGTGTGGAAGGATAAAGCTCCTTTGCTCTCTTCTGATCCTTATGAGAGAGCACAAGCTAGATTCTGGGCTGACTACATTGACAAGAAG GTGTATGATTCCTCAAGGAAGATATGGACTACAAAGGGAGAAGAGCAGGAGGCAGCTAAGAAAGAATTCATAGAAGTCCTTAAAGTACTGGAGGGAGCACTAGGCGAGAAGCCTTACTTTGGAGGGGATAACTTTGGCTTTGTGGATATTGCTCTAATTGGTTTCTACACCTGGTTTCTTGCTTATGAGACTTATGGTAATTTCAGCACAGAGGCTGAGTGCCCAAAGTTTGTGGCTTGGGCCAAGAGGTGCTTGCAGAGGGACAGTGTGGCCAAGTCTTTGCCTGACCAACATAAGGTCCTTGAGTTTGTAAAAATTCTTAGGGAGAAGTTTGGAATTGAATAA